In Setaria italica strain Yugu1 chromosome I, Setaria_italica_v2.0, whole genome shotgun sequence, the genomic window GGTAGTTTCAATTCATGTAAAGCAGATCAGAGAGCTGCAAGGCCTGCTGACTTATTGACCGTTTCACAGAATTTCAGTTGTTTCACTGTTGCCTAGGATGTGTTCTGCGATATCTTCAGTCGCGGTGGATTGCATCGCTGTTGCCTTAATTTTCTGTCCAAATTGTACCTTTGCACTCTTAGGAGTTTCAATTCATGTAAAGCAGATCAGAGAGCTGCAAGGCCTGCTGTCTTATTGACTGTCTTCACagaatttcagcagtttcactGTTTCCGGTAGGATGTTTTCTGGGATATCTTCAATCGCGGTGGATCGCATCGCTGTTGCCTTAATTTTCTGTCCAAATTGTACCTTTGCACTCAAAAGCTGATAATAGAATCCTTTTGCCCTAGGATCTTTTAATCCCCAAAAGTTGATTTTCAATGGGACAAAGTCACAAATTTTGGTAGTGCTTTGATCATCATTTTAGGAGATTGCACGGAAGGGGGTTATGCTGTATGCGGAAGGGGGTGATGCTGTATAGTTTAGCTGCTGTTTAACCTACTCTGTTTGATGTAAGCTTTAGATCCTTGCAGTGATGATATTAGTCAGTTGTTTTATCTACCACTCCAGCATGCTAGTCAGCTCATATTGTGCATCTACATTGATTTATCTGCAATTTCATGGACATCGTCACTATGGCAACGCTTTTAACGGAACTGAAAGCGCCAAGGAGTCGAGCAAGAAGAAACCTTTTGTTGAGAAAGTTAAAGTTCTCACCAAAGAACTTCTAGAAAGGTGAGCAAGTTAAATTTAAAATGCAATCCCCTATCACAGTCTCCCATTGGATTCCCAACTGACTTTTGTGTGTACCCTAGTTTATCAGTGCCTAATGGTAAATTTGTAGTACACTATCCGCTGATGCTGACTGACATCTGCTTTCCTAATTATGTTGATGTGAGCTAAATGTTTGTGATTTTCATGGTTACTAATGTCTGCATATTCCTGTGCAGGTACTGGGCACCACTGAGGCCAGGGGAAAAACTGATTGTATCATCTACTATCGGCTATTGTGGGTTCTTGCTCGAGATGGTTCATACCACCGAGAAGCAGAAGCTGTAGAAAGTTACTCCAGTTTAATTTAATCTGTGTATCTGTGACATCTCAAACTTGTGTTATGTCATCTACTATGTGGTGTTTAACTTAATATATGATGTGGCAGACTTGATTAACTCCACTAGTAATAGTAGGTTTGTGTCCTGCTGTCTTACTATGTGTTTTGTTCTTACTAGCAAAATGTCCATGTTGCAATggttaaaaataaataatattgCTTGCCCTGAAGACCCTTAAATTTGGTTTCAACTCCAGTAGCGTTTTTTAAAAAGCTCGTaggggagggtggaggaggatgGGCGGTTGATGGGAAAAAATGAACGGTGGAGAAGAGAGCGGAGGCTGATGGAGTGATCGGAGGGCTGGAATCACCTAGAGGGACGACCATCGGAGGGTTTTCATAGATGAGACCGTAAAAAAAGTCTCCCTTTCGattttgtttggtttttttaggAGTAAGATGTTTTGCGAGCGGATAGTAAGTAGATCTAGCGTGCGTATGAAGTGTTTGCTCGTGCAGTCGTGCGAGTGTGGGATGGTGTGAAAACTTTAAAACGCCCCGAGTTGGACTTCAATTTCATAGAATCGAGATGGTGGCGTACTTCTAAGATCTAAGGAGGACTTTTTAGTAAATCCTGTTTCACAAAAGAAATCATTTAAGCACAACCCAAACTGCAACCTCTATCTAACCGTGTCACGCCCTCAACTCCCACTCCCACCACCTGCTACGCTTTGGTCTACGGCAGGGACAGCACGGATGGACAGACCACGGAGACACGGAGTAGCCGTCCACGGTCCAcgcacgccgccaccggccccccTCCCCCGGCATGATGTCCTTTTCCGTCACTCCCCACGCCTCCTCCTACTTAATCGCCACCTCGCCCGGTCTTAACCTTCGTCGTGCCCACCGGTAACCAACCGCTCATTAAGAAAGCGAGGCTACTAATCACGCTCGCGAGCCTGACCCCTGCTGAGCGCAGCTGACCGTGTTGCTCGGTGCAGATGgaggcgtcgtcgccggcgccgtcgccggcgccgtcgtcgcttGGCGGCGCGCTGCGGCACAGGCTGCGCGCCACGGTGTTCTGCTGCttcggcaccggcggcggcggcggcctcggcgagcggatgcggtggcgccggcgcgcgggcgtcggGGAGTTCCGGTACGACCCGCTCAGCTACGCGCTCAACTTCGACGAAGGCGACCTTCTCGACGCCGACGACAGCGAGGACGAGGAAGCCCATGTCGGGCGGGGCGACGGCCTGCTCTACCAGAGCTTCTCGTCGCGGCtgtccacgccggcggcggtcaTCGACGTCGCCTAGCCGTATAGCGCGTAGCGCCTGGCTCTGGCTGGGATGGGATCGAGGCCGCCAGCTGAGATCGGAGAGGCTCGGATCGATGAGGTCACGGATATACCGTTAATCAGTGTGCAGATGCTTTGCGTTCGTCTATCAgattttgttgtattttgtacATGCACGCGTTGCAGAATCGAGAGTAGTATAGATGCTATGCTAGGTTGTTGGTGATAGATCATGAATCGATGTTGTTGGTGTTAGTGTGTAAAGATTTAGCTATCCATATGTGCTCGATTATTGATTCGTACTTTCAGTTTTTTTCGGACGAATTTCGCACGAAAAATCCCCTTAATTATTTCAATAtatgtttatttattttccttGGAATACATGCatcttgggtcccacaaaaggTACAGGTATtgtctcgcaaaaaaaaaaaagttctggTGTTGTTGAATGTAGATGTAGCTTTTGGCGAGTGAGTGATTGATGCTAGCCAAGGACTCGTCACTTGGGGCTGGGACAGCTAGCTTCGCTCTCGAGGCGACGGAGACGCCGTGGAAGGTGAACAAGAAATCTGTGCTCCAGCCGCGTCTTTTCGGCGGAAACGACGAGCTCGGGGGAAAATCAGGAGGAAGCTATGCAGTAACAGCAAGCGAAAGGATGTATCATGGATGATGGTGATCGTTTGTCCTGGCCCTGGGGCCGCGTGGTTGGACTTCACCTGCTCGGTCGCCGCTCGACTTGGTCTTCGGCAGTTTTTCTCGGACCACTCGCGAGCTTCCCTGCCAACCAATTTCGTTCCGCGCCTGGCCATATACCAAACGCCACCAACTGTCGTCTAAATTCACATCTTCAGCTTCGTCCAAATACAATTTGTTTTAAGAATCCCTCAACTATACTGCAAAACTACAGGCAACTACCTAGCTTTTCCTCCGTTTCTTATTAAACGGCGTATTAGGATTTGGACCCACACACCCAAGGTTAATCCACAGCATCCTACGAATCCAATCGAGTAGACACGAGTCGCACGAAGAGCAAGCTGCTTACATGGCGTACAACGTATGAACCATTACATTCCCTTCAGGTAAACTTTGAACCAGCACCTTTAACACCGGAGAGTACTGTAAACGGCCAATCTGAATCTTGGAATCCTCCCTAGAATATCATTACATGGTAGGATACGCAATTACAATACAACATAACTTACTCCCTCCCGTTCTTCGTCGGTCATACAACACATGATCCACATATCACATTAGCACAAATGCTATACTGCAAAGTCATTACCAACTCCCACTTCCACCACGTGGTCAAACTAGGGCCATTAGGTGACCCGCTAAGGTCCCCCGGTGACGCATATCTTCATTACTTCATAAAGTTCCCTCCGAACAGGTCGGTCTCCATACTTGTTGGCTACAGAGTGGGAGGGAGAATGTACTTGGCAATAAGGTATAGTGTACGTCTAGCTTCGTCAAGACTGCTCAGGGCCGGTCGTCATCACCTGCAATGTTTCCATTTTCACATGTTAAAATCAGAGCAGCAATAAGCATAAAAGGTGGCAAGCCTATGAAGTAACAGCAACGCTGCTTTCACTATAATAACCTTTTCTTCTTGGTCTTTTCACCAGAGGATGTTGGGTTGCTGTGCCAGTTCCGTTTGCGCTGGTTAATGAACCAGTTGTTGATCTGCTTCAGCTGTAATCCTGTTTCCTGCACCAGTCGAGCCTTGTCGTCTTCCTGTATCAGTTAGGAAAGAGCTGTTCACCATGAACAGAAACTAGTGGCATATGTAAGCTCGGAAATGGTATTAACATGGTGTCACATACAGTAGGGTATGGCCACTTGGAATGAGCCTGCCACCAGGCTTTCAATATAGATGCGGTATCCCCAGGGAGTTTACCAGCTCTGCGCTTGCGGAGAATTTCTTCTCTGatatcaacaagcttttctttGTACCCCTACAGGTAGAAAATCTTTTGTTAGTTGACAATCCATCATTAATGATGAAATGAAAAACTTCAGAGGATGATAACTAACCTGCTTAAGCTCATTTTTAAGCTCCTGCCGTACACGTTCAACCAAGGATCGCTCACCCTCTGTCAGCATCAGGGGGCCAAAGCCCATACCATCTGATCCTTCGTTCCCATCAAACATGTTGGCCTCACTATCCACCTGGTTATCTTCATCATCAGACATGGTCGCTCCTGTGCCTTCACCAGGAGATGCCCCTGCATAACCAATCCTAGGATCACTCAGTGTTGCCTGACAATGATGATTTGCAGAATACTACTCTAACAGCTGCCCCTGCAAGTTCATTTAAGGTGTACATGTGCAGCATATGAAGACAACCATCTTAACCAACATTTAGCATAAAACCAGGCAAATGTTCTGTAAGTTGAAGCAAAATCAACAACTCAAAGCTGTCACCAAAATCTCAGTGTACAACTCAAATTAGGATAGTAAATTGTTTTATCATGCAACCAACAACTTTGCTTTTTCATATCATGGGACAGCACTCCTATCCTCATCTCAGTGCATGCTTAGCATAGCCTAAGCTGTTGCCAAGGCCTCACACGTCTTTTCAGATTATAATCACAATTCACATATGTAGAGTCCACgaagcaaataaaaatgaaCAGCACTGAATATTATGAGTGATCATCGATAATTTATGGCTGCTTATAAGCTATGCATTCCCTTTTCTGTGTGGCTATAGAAGCCTGGGAATTCATTATGAAGGTACTGCACATAttccaaaaaaatattcttGAGTGTTAGCTAAGACGCGGTTGTAAAGGCATGCAATGAAAGAAATTTATGTTCATAGTCACAAATTAATACCTTAACAAAATCTTTTTCTTTTATAGCTTATGCTGATGTTTCCATTCATTCAATTACTAAACAACTAGCCCTTGCAATTAATATCGAAACTACTTTGCCATCTGACAGCAAAGCTGCAATTATTGAAAGTATAAAAGCAAGTAGTGTGTAGCTTAAAATTTCAGCAGCGTTTCTGAGTTAATGAAGAAAGACAAAAGGCAAAAAAATACCCACCTGTGAGGCTTTGTAAAGATTGTTCAAGCTCCCAACAACCCATCACTGCTTCCATTGCATGAACACGTACATGCTGCTGGAGTTGTTCTTTGAACGAGCAAAGGAGCAACACGTAATGTGTCTGCAACCAATCAAATTCGAAGTATTAGAATCTAAAGCAGGAATGTACCAATGAAAAAAATGACACAATATCAACAGcataaaaaatcataaataaaataatactTCTGCTTTGAGTGAAGTAATGCAAAGCCATTGAAAAGACTGAGGAGTAACAGGCATGAGATAGAATCATCAGTACATGGGCTTATTTACTCCAGTAAATGGAAAGAACACACAAATTGTGTCAGCAGACGAGATTAAAACAGCACAAATCATGCAACAAGAAACACCCGTTGCAGCATATGACCTGCTATCCTTTAGTAGCCAATTCACATCCTTCACAAAAATTGGCAATTGCTTCATTTGTCACCCTCCAACAAAAGAGGGAAAGGTTGTAGATTATAGCGAGCTGATGCAATTCATCGAAACCATGGAGGTCTGATAATTATATGTCCACGGGTCAGCT contains:
- the LOC101784067 gene encoding uncharacterized protein LOC101784067; amino-acid sequence: MEASSPAPSPAPSSLGGALRHRLRATVFCCFGTGGGGGLGERMRWRRRAGVGEFRYDPLSYALNFDEGDLLDADDSEDEEAHVGRGDGLLYQSFSSRLSTPAAVIDVA
- the LOC101783399 gene encoding homeobox protein knotted-1-like 2 — encoded protein: MSFHYPDHGLTMDAAAAAAAAAAAAAAASSPNPSGFSPGGVGGEREKAAIAAHPLYERLLEAHVACLRVATPVDQLPRIDAQIAARPPPLAAAAGAAAAGGPSGGEELDLFMTHYVLLLCSFKEQLQQHVRVHAMEAVMGCWELEQSLQSLTGASPGEGTGATMSDDEDNQVDSEANMFDGNEGSDGMGFGPLMLTEGERSLVERVRQELKNELKQGYKEKLVDIREEILRKRRAGKLPGDTASILKAWWQAHSKWPYPTEDDKARLVQETGLQLKQINNWFINQRKRNWHSNPTSSGEKTKKKR